Proteins from a single region of ANME-2 cluster archaeon:
- a CDS encoding ATP-binding protein codes for MAIPISVKQLIEGNLIESERIELKKGFNPEAILHSMCAFANDFNNWGGGYILLGVSDNHDIIGLEEKQVDSIMKQLLNLSNKLQ; via the coding sequence ATGGCAATACCCATAAGCGTTAAACAGTTAATTGAGGGCAACTTGATCGAGTCTGAACGGATTGAATTAAAAAAAGGTTTTAATCCAGAAGCAATTCTTCATTCAATGTGCGCTTTTGCCAATGATTTTAACAACTGGGGTGGAGGATATATTTTATTGGGTGTGTCGGATAATCACGACATAATTGGCCTGGAAGAAAAGCAGGTTGACAGCATTATGAAACAACTTCTAAATTTATCGAACAAATTACAATAA
- a CDS encoding AAA family ATPase: MVIVLYCPGGPARPYKAPKALGRKSEYMYYIRHSSATVIANTEEEKELIGMSNQIPYDDRINPHASIEDLDLQLMKVFLRDINSNLNPNTLSFEDMCRSLNIVDGPKEYLKPKNVGLLMFSQNPEKYIKTPWIEVTVFHDRVGDKFEEEKFEGPISSQIKMALQYIRNAAIRERVQKINTQAEAIRFFTYPYTAIEESLVNAVYHKSYEIDAPVEVRIELDRIDIISYPGPLPPLNKDNINDEIVISKRYRNRRIGDFLKELRLTEGKNTGFRKIRAAMKYNGSPKQVFITDEERVQFITRLLIHPDFKKEPITEPLNEPLNEPLKSDQIFEFIKLNPNCKRKDIEKNTKIPLGTLKRYLQELIGDGKIKKEGSDKTGGYVILGE; encoded by the coding sequence ATGGTTATTGTTTTATATTGTCCGGGAGGGCCTGCACGACCCTATAAGGCACCAAAAGCACTAGGCAGGAAATCCGAATATATGTATTATATCAGACATTCATCAGCAACAGTTATTGCAAACACAGAAGAGGAAAAAGAATTAATTGGGATGTCCAATCAAATCCCTTATGATGACCGGATAAACCCTCATGCATCTATTGAAGACCTTGACTTACAATTGATGAAAGTTTTTTTACGTGATATAAATTCAAATTTAAACCCCAATACTTTGAGTTTTGAAGATATGTGCAGAAGCCTGAATATTGTTGACGGTCCAAAAGAATATTTAAAGCCTAAAAATGTCGGGCTTTTGATGTTTTCGCAAAATCCTGAAAAATATATTAAGACTCCATGGATTGAAGTAACTGTTTTTCATGACAGGGTAGGCGATAAATTCGAAGAAGAAAAGTTTGAAGGGCCTATTTCATCTCAAATAAAAATGGCATTGCAGTATATAAGAAATGCTGCTATTCGCGAAAGAGTCCAAAAAATAAACACACAGGCAGAAGCAATACGATTTTTCACATATCCTTATACTGCAATTGAAGAATCGCTAGTAAATGCAGTATATCATAAGAGCTACGAAATTGATGCACCAGTTGAAGTCAGGATCGAGCTTGACAGAATCGATATAATAAGCTATCCCGGTCCTCTTCCTCCGTTAAATAAAGATAATATTAATGATGAGATCGTAATATCAAAACGATACCGAAATCGACGAATTGGAGATTTTTTAAAAGAGTTAAGATTGACTGAAGGTAAAAATACCGGTTTTAGAAAAATAAGGGCTGCGATGAAATACAATGGCTCGCCAAAACAAGTTTTCATAACTGATGAAGAGCGGGTGCAGTTTATCACGCGGTTATTGATACATCCGGATTTTAAAAAAGAGCCGATAACTGAGCCACTAAATGAGCCACTAAATGAGCCACTAAAAAGTGATCAAATTTTTGAATTTATTAAATTGAATCCGAACTGCAAGAGGAAAGATATAGAAAAAAATACGAAAATCCCTCTTGGTACATTAAAACGATATTTGCAAGAATTAATAGGGGATGGCAAAATCAAAAAGGAAGGCTCTGATAAAACAGGTGGATATGTAATTTTAGGTGAATAG